In one window of Juglans regia cultivar Chandler chromosome 3, Walnut 2.0, whole genome shotgun sequence DNA:
- the LOC108984176 gene encoding homeobox-DDT domain protein RLT1 isoform X2, with protein sequence MDAASEGDNHNNQNDAHDDNSNSKFGNSSEGLSKPKRQMKTPFQLETLEKAYSLETYPSEATRVELSEKLGLSDRQLQMWFCHRRLKDKKEVPAKRPRKTAAAMALPESPVDELRAGGEPGSDYGSGSGSSPFGRLEFRNAMTRSVVDDVPVGRRYYESRQSILELRAIACVEAQLGEPLRDDGPILGIEFDPLPPDAFGAPIAVPEQQKRSGQSYEGKLYEQRDVKPYKAPRVLREYPFLQDQSGIRSDAFGQVAQSHFHEPMVDGPTARPSSLVLGNELLPRVHGVQGHGSRVRLLSQQDRQGLALSSPPRDDDRVPERDSLTNVRTNAQFSDHLVVGPDDPFVLSDGKSFHNDAIIRKERKRKSEEASVAREVEAHEIRIRKELEKQDILRRKSEERIRKEMERQDRERRKEEERLLREKQREEERTKREQRREIERREKFVQKEYLRAEKRRQKEELRKEKEAVRRKAAIEKATARRIARESMELIEDEQLELMELAAASKGLSSMIHLDHDSLQNLELFRDSLSAFPPKSVKLKKPFAIQPWINSEENIGNLLMVWRFFITFADVLKLWPFTLDEFVQAFHDYDSRLLGEIHVALLKLIIKDIEDVARMPSNGLGMNQNGAANPGGGHPQIVEGAYAWGFDIFNWQQHLNTLTWPEIFRQLALSAGFGPQLRKRSITWSYPHENDEGKGCEDIISTLRNGSAAENAFTIMQEKGLLLPRRSRHRLTPGTVKFAAFHVLSLEGSEGLTVLELADKIQKSGLRDLTTSKTPEASISVALTRDAKLFERIAPSTYRVRAAFRKDPADAEAILSAARKKIQIFENGFLAEEDAEDVEREDAEDVERDEDSECDDVDEDPDVDDFATLSTENKTSIPSSEEKSCLGIQNICNNVVLNLQNKLEKDFLSIPLSESKDENCQSTASEQYVAGEYISANNLGQENMEIDESKSGDSWIQGLTEGEYSDLSVEERLNALVTLIGVANEGNSIRGILEDRMEAANALKKQMWAEAQLDKSRLKEEIINKADFTSPIVGSKVETLPMSSVVGGNQSPLPNVDEQNMEASPSTAENQNLLGLQCIQDHLNSLPAERTPVVQDFSMGPDNFLIQQLGYASKRSRSQLKSYIAHRAEEMYVYRSLPLGQDRRRNRYWQFVASASSSDPGSGRIFVELHDGNWRLIDSEEAFDAILMSLDARGIRESHLRLMLQKIETSFKENLRRNTQCANVVAKSGISMKNETDEMNSSPDCPAAFDSPSSTVCGINLDILETSSSFKIELGRNEAEKRAALNRYQDFQKWMWKECFNSLTLCAMKYGKKRCVQLLGICDFCLNTYYSEEFHCLSCHRNFGTSTNGFRVSEHAIQCEGKRKLDTGDFRILESSLPLGTRLLKALLACIEASVPPEALQSYWMEDLRKTWGVKLNASSTIEELLQILTLFERVLKQDFLSSKFATTEALLGFSTQSGSALHDFADPKSVPLLPWVPQTTAAVALRLFELDASIIYAKQAKPDPCEDKEIREFIKLPSRYGPVNNVKEVELTELNHVEDMTEKNSAKLKNTRNSYKRGRGARDQGRGRRWQKKASVSNSDVSRRNVRSNENLIHGLRQQGQKTYGQGSARGRRTVRRRRVEKRAVDERSPSHRADTRSPKSIGESPRNMGEEWDDERISLLHMEGGDNINNAEAMESDDNAQAVEYDQGNWEIGFASASNGWTGDLMEASDEDVDVSEDDNGVEEGGDEDSEADVDVDVSEGSDGMVKGIGNDEGTESAVSEDYSD encoded by the exons atggATGCCGCTTCGGAAGGAGATAATCACAACAACCAGAATGATGCCCACGATGACAATAGCAACAGCAAATTCGGTAATTCCAGCGAAGGGCTAAGCAAGCCCAAGCGCCAGATGAAGACCCCCTTTCAGCTCGAAACCCTCGAGAAAGCCTATTCCT TGGAGACGTATCCGTCGGAGGCAACAAGGGTGGAACTGTCGGAGAAATTGGGGCTTTCGGATCGGCAGTTGCAGATGTGGTTTTGTCATAGAAGGTTGAAGGACAAAAAGGAAGTTCCAGCAAAGAGGCCGCGGAAAACGGCGGCAGCAATGGCTTTGCCGGAGTCTCCTGTGGATGAGTTGAGGGCAGGGGGTGAACCAGGTAGTGATTACGGGTCAGGCTCGGGTTCAAGCCCGTTTGGCCGTTTGGAGTTTCGGAATGCGATGACAAGGAGTGTGGTGGATGATGTGCCAGTGGGGAGGAGGTATTATGAGTCGCGGCAGTCGATATTGGAGCTTAGAGCCATTGCCTGTGTTGAGGCGCAGTTGGGGGAGCCCTTGAGGGATGATGGGCCAATCCTTGGGATAGAATTTGATCCCTTGCCGCCAGATGCTTTTGGGGCACCTATAG CAGTTCCGGAGCAGCAGAAGCGGTCGGGGCAGTCTTATGAGGGAAAATTATATGAGCAACGTGATGTCAAGCCATATAAA GCTCCAAGGGTGCTCCGTGAATATCCATTTCTCCAAGACCAGTCCGGTATTAGATCTGATGCATTTGGACAAGTTGCCCAATCTCATTTTCATGAACCAATGGTTGATGGTCCAACTGCCAGACCTTCATCATTGGTGCTTGGAAATGAACTATTGCCCAGAGTTCATGGTGTCCAAGGTCACGGATCTCGTGTTCGTCTTTTGTCTCAGCAAGATAGGCAGGGGCTTGCCTTATCATCACCTCCTAGGGATGATGATCGTGTCCCAGAAAGGGACTCCCTTACAAATGTTAGAACGAATGCTCAATTTAGTGATCATTTGGTTGTTGGACCAGATGATCCATTTGTACTCTCTGAtggaaaaagttttcataatGATGCTATTATACGGAAAGAGAGGAAACGCAAG AGTGAAGAAGCTAGTGTTGCAAGAGAAGTTGAAGCCCATGAGATTCGAATAAGGAAAGAACTTGAGAAACAAGATATTCTGAGGCGAAAG AGTGAAGAACGAATCAGGAAAGAAATGGAAAGACAAGATCgtgaaagaagaaaggaagaagagaggCTGCTGCGTGAAAAGCAgcgagaggaggagaggacaAAGCGTGAGCAAAGACGTGAAATCGAACGAAGGGAAAAATTTGTGCAGAAAGAGTATTTAAGA GCTGAGAAAAGGAGGCAAAAAGAAGAGCTCCGCAAGGAAAAAGAGGCGGTGAGACGCAAAGCTGCCATTGAGAAGGCTACTGCACGCAGAATAGCTAGAGAATCTATGGAGCTAATTGAGGATGAACAGCTGGAACTGATGGAATTAGCTGCTGCAAGCAAGGGCTTATCCTCGATGATCCATCTTGATCATGACAGTTTGCAAAATCTTGAATTATTCAGAG ATTCTCTGAGTGCTTTCCCACCTAAGTCGGTGAAATTGAAAAAGCCATTTGCGATCCAACCCTGGATCAATTCAGAGGAGAATATTGGCAACCTTTTGATG GTCTGGAGgttttttattacttttgcTGATGTTCTTAAGCTATGGCCGTTTACTCTAGATGAATTCGTTCAAGCTTTCCATGACTAT GATTCAAGGTTGTTGGGTGAGATACATGTTGCTCTTcttaaattgataataaaagatATTGAAGATGTTGCGAGGATGCCTTCTAATGGATTAGGAATGAATCAAAATGGTGCTGCTAATCCAGGAGGTGGACATCCACAGATTGTTGAAGGG GCATATGCATGGGGCTTTGACATATTCAACTGGCAGCAGCACTTAAATACACTGACATGGCCTGAAATATTTCGACAATTAGCCCTTTCTGCTGGATTTGGGCCACAATTGAGGAAAAGGAGTATCACGTGGTCATACCCACATGAGAATGATGAG GGTAAAGGCTGTGAAGACATAATTTCTACTCTTCGTAATGGTTCAGCAGCTGAAAATGCATTTACAATAATGCAAGAAAAAGGTTTATTGCTTCCGCGAAGATCTAGGCATCGGTTGACTCCTGGAACTGTAAAATTTGCAGCCTTCCATGTTCTTTCACTGGAGGGAAGCGAGGGATTAACAGTTTTAGAACTTGCAGACAAGATTCAG AAATCTGGACTTCGGGACCTGACAACAAGCAAGACACCGGAGGCTTCGATTTCCGTTGCTTTGACAAGGGATGCTAAGCTTTTTGAAAGAATAGCTCCTTCAACATATCGTGTGCGTGCTGCTTTCAGAAAGGATCCTGCTGATGCTGAGGCAATTCTTTCAGCTGCGAGAAAGAAAATTCAGATATTTGAAAATGGGTTTCTAGCTGAAGAAGATGCTGAAGATGTTGAAAGAGAAGATGCTGAGGATGTTGAAAGAGATGAAGATTCTGAATGTGATGATGTTGATGAGGATCCTGATGTAGATGATTTTGCTACTCTGTCAACTGAAAATAAAACCTCCATTCCCAGTAGCGAGGAAAAAAGTTGCTTGGGAATCCAAAACATATGCAACAACGTTGTACTGAATCTGCAAAATAAGTTGGAGAAGGATTTTTTGTCCATCCCCCTGAGTGAATCCAAAGATGAAAACTGTCAAAGTACTGCCAGTGAACAATATGTTGCTGGTGAATATATTAGTGCCAATAATCTTGGTCAAGAAAACATGGAGATTGATGAAAGTAAATCAGGCGACTCATGGATTCAAGGACTTACAGAAGGGGAATACTCTGATCTCAGTGTAGAGGAGCGCCTTAATGCCCTTGTTACCCTGATTGGTGTTGCAAATGAGGGGAACTCTATTCGTGGTATACTCGAG GATCGTATGGAAGCAGCAAATGCTCTTAAGAAACAAATGTGGGCAGAAGCACAGCTAGATAAAAGTCGTTTGAAAGAAGAGATTATAAATAAAGCAGATTTTACGTCGCCTATTGTGGGGAGCAAAGTTGAAACACTACCTATGAGTTCTGTAGTTGGGGGCAACCAAAGCCCATTGCCTAATGTTGATGAGCAAAATATGGAGGCATCCCCCAGCACAGCTGAAAACCAAAACCTACTGGGTTTGCAGTGCATTCAGGATCACCTCAACAGTTTGCCTGCTGAAAGGACCCCTGTTGTTCAAGATTTCTCCATGGGTCCAGATAATTTCCTGATTCAGCAACTTGGATATGCTTCAAAAAGGTCACGCTCACAATTGAAATCTTATATTGCACACAGAGCTGAAGAGATGTATGTATACAGGTCCTTGCCTCTTGGGCAAGATCGTAGACGGAATCGATACTGGCAGTTTGTTGCATCTGCTTCTAGCAGTGATCCTGGTTCTGGCAGGATCTTTGTTGAATTGCATGATGGCAACTGGAGGCTTATTGATTCTGAAGAG GCCTTTGATGCTATTTTGATGTCATTGGATGCACGTGGGATAAGGGAATCCCATTTGCGCTTAATGCTGCAAAAGATTGAGACCTCCTTCAAAGAAAATCTTAGAAGGAATACGCAGTGTGCCAATGTTGTGGCCAAGAGTGGAATCAGTATGAAAAATGAAACTGATGAAATGAATTCTAGTCCAGATTGCCCAGCTGCATTTGACAGTCCTAGCAGTACTGTTTGTGGTATAAATTTGGATATATTGGAGACCTCGTCTTCTTTCAAGATTGAGCTTGGGAGAAATGAAGCTGAGAAGAGAGCTGCTCTGAATAGATATCAAGATTTTCAGAAGTGGATGTGGAAAGAGTGCTTCAATTCATTAACCTTATGCGCAATGAAGTATGGAAAAAAGAGGTGCGTACAGCTGCTGGGCATTTGTGATTTCTGTCTTAATACTTATTACTCCGAAGAGTTCCACTGCCTTTCTTGCCACCGAAATTTTGGTACCAGTACTAATGGTTTTAGAGTTTCGGAGCATGCAATTCAATGTGAAGGGAAAAGGAAGTTAGATACTGGGGATTTTCGTATATTAGAATCTTCTCTTCCCCTCGGAACCAGATTGCTCAAGGCTCTGTTAGCTTGCATTGAG GCGTCTGTCCCTCCAGAAGCTCTTCAATCATATTGGATGGAAGACCTTCGAAAAACTTGGGGTGTGAAATTGAATGCATCATCGACCATTGAGGAACTTTTACAG ATATTGACTCTGTTTGAGAGAGTGCTGAAGCAAGACTTTCTTTCATCGAAGTTTGCAACAACAGAGGCGCTATTGGGGTTCTCTACTCAGTCAGGAAGTGCTTTGCATGATTTTGCTGATCCTAAATCAGTTCCTCTACTTCCATGGGTACCACAAACCACTGCAGCTGTGGCTCTGAGACTTTTTGAGCTGGATGCATCGATTATATACGCAAAGCAGGCCAAACCTGACCCTTGTGAGGACAAGGAGATAAGAGAATTCATT AAGCTTCCTTCAAGATATGGCCCAGTCAATAATGTGAAGGAGGTTGAACTAACAGAACTAAACCATGTTGAAGACATGACAGAAAAGAACAGTGCCAAGCTGAAAAACACCCGAAACAGCTACAAGCGTGGGCGAGGGGCACGTGACCAAGGACGTGGTAGAAGGTGGCAGAAAAAAGCTAGTGTTTCTAACTCTGATGTTAGCAGGCGAAACGTTAGGAGCAATGAGAATTTAATTCACGGACTAAGACAGCAAGGACAGAAAACATATGGACAAGGGAGTGCACGGGGTCGCCGAACAGTTAGGAGGAGGAGAGTAGAAAAGAGAGCTGTGGATGAGAGGTCACCGAGCCACAGGGCTGACACACGTAGCCCCAAGAGCATTGGTGAATCACCAAGAAACATGGGGGAGGAATGGGATGATGAAAGAATTAGTTTGCTCCATATGGAGGGTGGCgataatattaataatgcaGAAGCAATGGAATCTGATGATAATGCCCAGGCAGTGGAATATGATCAAGGAAATTGGGAGATAGGGTTTGCTAGTGCTTCGAATGGGTGGACAGGGGATCTAATGGAAGCAAGTGATGAAGATGTGGATGTTTCTGAAGACGATAATGGCGTTGAAGAGGGAGGAGATGAAGATTCAGAGGCAGATGTAGATGTAGATGTAAGTGAGGGTTCAGATGGAATGGTGAAAGGGATTGGAAATGATGAAGGCACAGAATCCGCGGTTTCAGAGGACTATAGTGATTAA
- the LOC108984176 gene encoding homeobox-DDT domain protein RLT1 isoform X3, whose amino-acid sequence MDAASEGDNHNNQNDAHDDNSNSKFGNSSEGLSKPKRQMKTPFQLETLEKAYSLETYPSEATRVELSEKLGLSDRQLQMWFCHRRLKDKKEVPAKRPRKTAAAMALPESPVDELRAGGEPGSDYGSGSGSSPFGRLEFRNAMTRSVVDDVPVGRRYYESRQSILELRAIACVEAQLGEPLRDDGPILGIEFDPLPPDAFGAPIAAVPEQQKRSGQSYEGKLYEQRDVKPYKAPRVLREYPFLQDQSGIRSDAFGQVAQSHFHEPMVDGPTARPSSLVLGNELLPRVHGVQGHGSRVRLLSQQDRQGLALSSPPRDDDRVPERDSLTNVRTNAQFSDHLVVGPDDPFVLSDGKSFHNDAIIRKERKRKSEEASVAREVEAHEIRIRKELEKQDILRRKSEERIRKEMERQDRERRKEEERLLREKQREEERTKREQRREIERREKFVQKEYLRAEKRRQKEELRKEKEAVRRKAAIEKATARRIARESMELIEDEQLELMELAAASKGLSSMIHLDHDSLQNLELFRDSLSAFPPKSVKLKKPFAIQPWINSEENIGNLLMVWRFFITFADVLKLWPFTLDEFVQAFHDYDSRLLGEIHVALLKLIIKDIEDVARMPSNGLGMNQNGAANPGGGHPQIVEGAYAWGFDIFNWQQHLNTLTWPEIFRQLALSAGFGPQLRKRSITWSYPHENDEGKGCEDIISTLRNGSAAENAFTIMQEKGLLLPRRSRHRLTPGTVKFAAFHVLSLEGSEGLTVLELADKIQKSGLRDLTTSKTPEASISVALTRDAKLFERIAPSTYRVRAAFRKDPADAEAILSAARKKIQIFENGFLAEEDAEDVEREDAEDVERDEDSECDDVDEDPDVDDFATLSTENKTSIPSSEEKSCLGIQNICNNVVLNLQNKLEKDFLSIPLSESKDENCQSTASEQYVAGEYISANNLGQENMEIDESKSGDSWIQGLTEGEYSDLSVEERLNALVTLIGVANEGNSIRGILEDRMEAANALKKQMWAEAQLDKSRLKEEIINKADFTSPIVGSKVETLPMSSVVGGNQSPLPNVDEQNMEASPSTAENQNLLGLQCIQDHLNSLPAERTPVVQDFSMGPDNFLIQQLGYASKRSRSQLKSYIAHRAEEMYVYRSLPLGQDRRRNRYWQFVASASSSDPGSGRIFVELHDGNWRLIDSEEAFDAILMSLDARGIRESHLRLMLQKIETSFKENLRRNTQCANVVAKSGISMKNETDEMNSSPDCPAAFDSPSSTVCGINLDILETSSSFKIELGRNEAEKRAALNRYQDFQKWMWKECFNSLTLCAMKYGKKRCVQLLGICDFCLNTYYSEEFHCLSCHRNFGTSTNGFRVSEHAIQCEGKRKLDTGDFRILESSLPLGTRLLKALLACIEASVPPEALQSYWMEDLRKTWGVKLNASSTIEELLQILTLFERVLKQDFLSSKFATTEALLGFSTQSGSALHDFADPKSVPLLPWVPQTTAAVALRLFELDASIIYAKQAKPDPCEDKEIREFILPSRYGPVNNVKEVELTELNHVEDMTEKNSAKLKNTRNSYKRGRGARDQGRGRRWQKKASVSNSDVSRRNVRSNENLIHGLRQQGQKTYGQGSARGRRTVRRRRVEKRAVDERSPSHRADTRSPKSIGESPRNMGEEWDDERISLLHMEGGDNINNAEAMESDDNAQAVEYDQGNWEIGFASASNGWTGDLMEASDEDVDVSEDDNGVEEGGDEDSEADVDVDVSEGSDGMVKGIGNDEGTESAVSEDYSD is encoded by the exons atggATGCCGCTTCGGAAGGAGATAATCACAACAACCAGAATGATGCCCACGATGACAATAGCAACAGCAAATTCGGTAATTCCAGCGAAGGGCTAAGCAAGCCCAAGCGCCAGATGAAGACCCCCTTTCAGCTCGAAACCCTCGAGAAAGCCTATTCCT TGGAGACGTATCCGTCGGAGGCAACAAGGGTGGAACTGTCGGAGAAATTGGGGCTTTCGGATCGGCAGTTGCAGATGTGGTTTTGTCATAGAAGGTTGAAGGACAAAAAGGAAGTTCCAGCAAAGAGGCCGCGGAAAACGGCGGCAGCAATGGCTTTGCCGGAGTCTCCTGTGGATGAGTTGAGGGCAGGGGGTGAACCAGGTAGTGATTACGGGTCAGGCTCGGGTTCAAGCCCGTTTGGCCGTTTGGAGTTTCGGAATGCGATGACAAGGAGTGTGGTGGATGATGTGCCAGTGGGGAGGAGGTATTATGAGTCGCGGCAGTCGATATTGGAGCTTAGAGCCATTGCCTGTGTTGAGGCGCAGTTGGGGGAGCCCTTGAGGGATGATGGGCCAATCCTTGGGATAGAATTTGATCCCTTGCCGCCAGATGCTTTTGGGGCACCTATAG CAGCAGTTCCGGAGCAGCAGAAGCGGTCGGGGCAGTCTTATGAGGGAAAATTATATGAGCAACGTGATGTCAAGCCATATAAA GCTCCAAGGGTGCTCCGTGAATATCCATTTCTCCAAGACCAGTCCGGTATTAGATCTGATGCATTTGGACAAGTTGCCCAATCTCATTTTCATGAACCAATGGTTGATGGTCCAACTGCCAGACCTTCATCATTGGTGCTTGGAAATGAACTATTGCCCAGAGTTCATGGTGTCCAAGGTCACGGATCTCGTGTTCGTCTTTTGTCTCAGCAAGATAGGCAGGGGCTTGCCTTATCATCACCTCCTAGGGATGATGATCGTGTCCCAGAAAGGGACTCCCTTACAAATGTTAGAACGAATGCTCAATTTAGTGATCATTTGGTTGTTGGACCAGATGATCCATTTGTACTCTCTGAtggaaaaagttttcataatGATGCTATTATACGGAAAGAGAGGAAACGCAAG AGTGAAGAAGCTAGTGTTGCAAGAGAAGTTGAAGCCCATGAGATTCGAATAAGGAAAGAACTTGAGAAACAAGATATTCTGAGGCGAAAG AGTGAAGAACGAATCAGGAAAGAAATGGAAAGACAAGATCgtgaaagaagaaaggaagaagagaggCTGCTGCGTGAAAAGCAgcgagaggaggagaggacaAAGCGTGAGCAAAGACGTGAAATCGAACGAAGGGAAAAATTTGTGCAGAAAGAGTATTTAAGA GCTGAGAAAAGGAGGCAAAAAGAAGAGCTCCGCAAGGAAAAAGAGGCGGTGAGACGCAAAGCTGCCATTGAGAAGGCTACTGCACGCAGAATAGCTAGAGAATCTATGGAGCTAATTGAGGATGAACAGCTGGAACTGATGGAATTAGCTGCTGCAAGCAAGGGCTTATCCTCGATGATCCATCTTGATCATGACAGTTTGCAAAATCTTGAATTATTCAGAG ATTCTCTGAGTGCTTTCCCACCTAAGTCGGTGAAATTGAAAAAGCCATTTGCGATCCAACCCTGGATCAATTCAGAGGAGAATATTGGCAACCTTTTGATG GTCTGGAGgttttttattacttttgcTGATGTTCTTAAGCTATGGCCGTTTACTCTAGATGAATTCGTTCAAGCTTTCCATGACTAT GATTCAAGGTTGTTGGGTGAGATACATGTTGCTCTTcttaaattgataataaaagatATTGAAGATGTTGCGAGGATGCCTTCTAATGGATTAGGAATGAATCAAAATGGTGCTGCTAATCCAGGAGGTGGACATCCACAGATTGTTGAAGGG GCATATGCATGGGGCTTTGACATATTCAACTGGCAGCAGCACTTAAATACACTGACATGGCCTGAAATATTTCGACAATTAGCCCTTTCTGCTGGATTTGGGCCACAATTGAGGAAAAGGAGTATCACGTGGTCATACCCACATGAGAATGATGAG GGTAAAGGCTGTGAAGACATAATTTCTACTCTTCGTAATGGTTCAGCAGCTGAAAATGCATTTACAATAATGCAAGAAAAAGGTTTATTGCTTCCGCGAAGATCTAGGCATCGGTTGACTCCTGGAACTGTAAAATTTGCAGCCTTCCATGTTCTTTCACTGGAGGGAAGCGAGGGATTAACAGTTTTAGAACTTGCAGACAAGATTCAG AAATCTGGACTTCGGGACCTGACAACAAGCAAGACACCGGAGGCTTCGATTTCCGTTGCTTTGACAAGGGATGCTAAGCTTTTTGAAAGAATAGCTCCTTCAACATATCGTGTGCGTGCTGCTTTCAGAAAGGATCCTGCTGATGCTGAGGCAATTCTTTCAGCTGCGAGAAAGAAAATTCAGATATTTGAAAATGGGTTTCTAGCTGAAGAAGATGCTGAAGATGTTGAAAGAGAAGATGCTGAGGATGTTGAAAGAGATGAAGATTCTGAATGTGATGATGTTGATGAGGATCCTGATGTAGATGATTTTGCTACTCTGTCAACTGAAAATAAAACCTCCATTCCCAGTAGCGAGGAAAAAAGTTGCTTGGGAATCCAAAACATATGCAACAACGTTGTACTGAATCTGCAAAATAAGTTGGAGAAGGATTTTTTGTCCATCCCCCTGAGTGAATCCAAAGATGAAAACTGTCAAAGTACTGCCAGTGAACAATATGTTGCTGGTGAATATATTAGTGCCAATAATCTTGGTCAAGAAAACATGGAGATTGATGAAAGTAAATCAGGCGACTCATGGATTCAAGGACTTACAGAAGGGGAATACTCTGATCTCAGTGTAGAGGAGCGCCTTAATGCCCTTGTTACCCTGATTGGTGTTGCAAATGAGGGGAACTCTATTCGTGGTATACTCGAG GATCGTATGGAAGCAGCAAATGCTCTTAAGAAACAAATGTGGGCAGAAGCACAGCTAGATAAAAGTCGTTTGAAAGAAGAGATTATAAATAAAGCAGATTTTACGTCGCCTATTGTGGGGAGCAAAGTTGAAACACTACCTATGAGTTCTGTAGTTGGGGGCAACCAAAGCCCATTGCCTAATGTTGATGAGCAAAATATGGAGGCATCCCCCAGCACAGCTGAAAACCAAAACCTACTGGGTTTGCAGTGCATTCAGGATCACCTCAACAGTTTGCCTGCTGAAAGGACCCCTGTTGTTCAAGATTTCTCCATGGGTCCAGATAATTTCCTGATTCAGCAACTTGGATATGCTTCAAAAAGGTCACGCTCACAATTGAAATCTTATATTGCACACAGAGCTGAAGAGATGTATGTATACAGGTCCTTGCCTCTTGGGCAAGATCGTAGACGGAATCGATACTGGCAGTTTGTTGCATCTGCTTCTAGCAGTGATCCTGGTTCTGGCAGGATCTTTGTTGAATTGCATGATGGCAACTGGAGGCTTATTGATTCTGAAGAG GCCTTTGATGCTATTTTGATGTCATTGGATGCACGTGGGATAAGGGAATCCCATTTGCGCTTAATGCTGCAAAAGATTGAGACCTCCTTCAAAGAAAATCTTAGAAGGAATACGCAGTGTGCCAATGTTGTGGCCAAGAGTGGAATCAGTATGAAAAATGAAACTGATGAAATGAATTCTAGTCCAGATTGCCCAGCTGCATTTGACAGTCCTAGCAGTACTGTTTGTGGTATAAATTTGGATATATTGGAGACCTCGTCTTCTTTCAAGATTGAGCTTGGGAGAAATGAAGCTGAGAAGAGAGCTGCTCTGAATAGATATCAAGATTTTCAGAAGTGGATGTGGAAAGAGTGCTTCAATTCATTAACCTTATGCGCAATGAAGTATGGAAAAAAGAGGTGCGTACAGCTGCTGGGCATTTGTGATTTCTGTCTTAATACTTATTACTCCGAAGAGTTCCACTGCCTTTCTTGCCACCGAAATTTTGGTACCAGTACTAATGGTTTTAGAGTTTCGGAGCATGCAATTCAATGTGAAGGGAAAAGGAAGTTAGATACTGGGGATTTTCGTATATTAGAATCTTCTCTTCCCCTCGGAACCAGATTGCTCAAGGCTCTGTTAGCTTGCATTGAG GCGTCTGTCCCTCCAGAAGCTCTTCAATCATATTGGATGGAAGACCTTCGAAAAACTTGGGGTGTGAAATTGAATGCATCATCGACCATTGAGGAACTTTTACAG ATATTGACTCTGTTTGAGAGAGTGCTGAAGCAAGACTTTCTTTCATCGAAGTTTGCAACAACAGAGGCGCTATTGGGGTTCTCTACTCAGTCAGGAAGTGCTTTGCATGATTTTGCTGATCCTAAATCAGTTCCTCTACTTCCATGGGTACCACAAACCACTGCAGCTGTGGCTCTGAGACTTTTTGAGCTGGATGCATCGATTATATACGCAAAGCAGGCCAAACCTGACCCTTGTGAGGACAAGGAGATAAGAGAATTCATT CTTCCTTCAAGATATGGCCCAGTCAATAATGTGAAGGAGGTTGAACTAACAGAACTAAACCATGTTGAAGACATGACAGAAAAGAACAGTGCCAAGCTGAAAAACACCCGAAACAGCTACAAGCGTGGGCGAGGGGCACGTGACCAAGGACGTGGTAGAAGGTGGCAGAAAAAAGCTAGTGTTTCTAACTCTGATGTTAGCAGGCGAAACGTTAGGAGCAATGAGAATTTAATTCACGGACTAAGACAGCAAGGACAGAAAACATATGGACAAGGGAGTGCACGGGGTCGCCGAACAGTTAGGAGGAGGAGAGTAGAAAAGAGAGCTGTGGATGAGAGGTCACCGAGCCACAGGGCTGACACACGTAGCCCCAAGAGCATTGGTGAATCACCAAGAAACATGGGGGAGGAATGGGATGATGAAAGAATTAGTTTGCTCCATATGGAGGGTGGCgataatattaataatgcaGAAGCAATGGAATCTGATGATAATGCCCAGGCAGTGGAATATGATCAAGGAAATTGGGAGATAGGGTTTGCTAGTGCTTCGAATGGGTGGACAGGGGATCTAATGGAAGCAAGTGATGAAGATGTGGATGTTTCTGAAGACGATAATGGCGTTGAAGAGGGAGGAGATGAAGATTCAGAGGCAGATGTAGATGTAGATGTAAGTGAGGGTTCAGATGGAATGGTGAAAGGGATTGGAAATGATGAAGGCACAGAATCCGCGGTTTCAGAGGACTATAGTGATTAA